A single genomic interval of Solimonas sp. K1W22B-7 harbors:
- a CDS encoding penicillin-binding protein 1A — protein MKWKLLLSVLAGLLLAGVLALWGGFLVAKAYFEDELPSVDALRQLQLAIPLRIYSADGKLLGEFGAERRAPLKYREFPPRVVQAFLAAEDDRFFEHPGVDWMGLVRAAFSLAATGQKSQGGSTITMQLARNVFLSNERSYGRKFKEILLSLRIEKELKKEEILELYLNKIYLGERAYGVGAAAMTYFSKNIKDLKISEAAVMAGLPKAPSRDNPIVNPERAKERRNYVLRRMHELGYISAEEFKAGLEEPLIVKPYRARAEVDAYYVAEMVRQEILTRYGDTAYTNGFYVTTTIDSTRQNAANAALRKAINDYGERHGWRGPEAKLDPALLAPGQEQKLVDALDARPQVASLVPVVVLGYSPQKLVLRGRDGDLEMPPEGFKWAAFSAKRTPAIGDVLRIRAGGKEGREWVLAQLPQAQGALVALNPRDGAIVALVGGYDFFQGKFNRVTQARRQAGSGFKPFLYAAAMARGYSPASVFLDAPVVFSIRGQQDWRPENYGGDFKGPMTLREALVQSRNLVSIRVLQAIGIDYAREYIARFGLPIEHMPRNLTMSLGTGDFTPLEMARGFSTIANGGYLTEPYFIDSISDGAGKLLFKAQPKIACYECEELPPPPEMASDDPSANEAEAPPPDIPENGAPRVIDPQTVWMITDILHDVTVRGTAAKVNELGRADLAGKTGTTNDETDAWFNGFQKTLVATAWVGRDQPGPLGKGEVGGRAALPMWLDFMRVALKDVPQGMRPRPSGLVSVRIDSRSGKLASGDGEGVFEVVPQDRIPEAADSPPGLEEEGAKPSSGGVEELF, from the coding sequence ATGAAGTGGAAGCTGTTGCTGTCGGTCCTGGCGGGACTGCTGCTGGCCGGCGTGCTTGCGCTCTGGGGCGGATTCCTCGTGGCCAAGGCCTATTTCGAGGACGAACTGCCCTCTGTGGACGCCCTGCGCCAGCTGCAGCTGGCCATCCCGCTGCGCATCTATTCCGCTGACGGAAAGCTGCTCGGCGAGTTCGGCGCCGAGCGCCGCGCGCCCCTCAAGTACAGGGAGTTTCCGCCGCGGGTGGTGCAGGCCTTCCTGGCTGCCGAGGACGACCGTTTCTTCGAGCATCCCGGCGTGGACTGGATGGGCCTGGTGCGCGCGGCCTTCAGCCTGGCCGCCACCGGGCAGAAATCCCAGGGTGGCAGCACCATCACCATGCAGCTGGCGCGCAACGTGTTCCTCTCCAACGAGCGGAGCTACGGTCGCAAGTTCAAGGAGATCCTGCTGTCGCTGCGCATCGAGAAGGAGCTGAAGAAGGAGGAAATCCTCGAGCTCTATCTCAACAAGATCTACCTGGGCGAGCGCGCCTACGGCGTCGGCGCCGCCGCGATGACTTATTTTAGTAAAAATATCAAGGACTTGAAGATATCGGAGGCAGCGGTGATGGCGGGCCTGCCGAAAGCCCCGTCGCGCGACAACCCGATCGTCAATCCGGAGCGGGCCAAGGAGCGGCGCAACTACGTGCTGCGCCGCATGCACGAGCTGGGCTACATCTCGGCCGAGGAGTTCAAGGCGGGGCTGGAAGAGCCCCTGATCGTCAAGCCCTACCGCGCGCGGGCCGAGGTCGACGCCTACTACGTCGCGGAGATGGTGCGCCAGGAGATCCTGACCCGCTACGGCGACACCGCTTACACCAACGGCTTCTACGTCACCACCACGATCGACTCCACCCGCCAGAACGCTGCCAACGCCGCGTTGCGCAAGGCCATCAACGACTACGGCGAGCGCCACGGCTGGCGCGGGCCGGAGGCCAAGCTCGATCCGGCGCTGCTGGCGCCCGGGCAGGAGCAGAAGCTGGTGGACGCCCTGGATGCGCGCCCGCAGGTGGCCAGCCTGGTGCCGGTGGTGGTGTTGGGCTATTCGCCGCAGAAGCTGGTCTTGCGCGGCCGCGACGGCGACCTCGAGATGCCCCCGGAAGGTTTCAAGTGGGCCGCCTTCAGCGCCAAGCGGACGCCGGCGATCGGTGACGTCCTGCGCATCCGTGCTGGCGGCAAGGAGGGTCGCGAATGGGTCCTGGCACAGCTGCCGCAGGCCCAGGGCGCCCTGGTCGCCCTGAACCCGCGCGATGGCGCCATCGTCGCCCTGGTCGGCGGCTACGATTTCTTCCAGGGCAAGTTCAACCGCGTCACCCAGGCACGGCGCCAGGCCGGATCCGGCTTCAAGCCTTTCCTGTACGCCGCCGCGATGGCGCGCGGCTACTCGCCGGCTTCGGTATTCCTCGACGCCCCGGTGGTGTTCAGCATCCGCGGCCAGCAGGACTGGCGCCCGGAGAACTACGGTGGCGACTTCAAGGGCCCGATGACCCTGCGCGAAGCCCTGGTGCAGTCGCGCAACCTGGTGTCGATCCGCGTGCTGCAGGCCATCGGCATCGACTACGCCCGCGAATACATCGCCCGCTTCGGCCTGCCGATCGAGCACATGCCACGCAACCTGACGATGTCGCTGGGCACCGGCGACTTCACGCCGCTGGAGATGGCGCGCGGCTTCTCCACCATCGCCAACGGCGGTTATCTCACCGAGCCCTATTTCATCGACAGCATCAGCGACGGTGCCGGCAAGCTGCTGTTCAAGGCGCAGCCGAAGATCGCCTGCTACGAATGCGAAGAACTGCCGCCGCCGCCCGAAATGGCCAGCGACGATCCTTCCGCCAACGAGGCCGAGGCGCCGCCGCCGGACATTCCCGAGAACGGTGCGCCGCGCGTGATCGATCCGCAGACCGTCTGGATGATCACCGACATTCTCCACGACGTGACCGTGCGCGGCACCGCCGCCAAGGTCAACGAACTGGGCCGCGCCGACCTGGCCGGCAAGACCGGCACCACCAACGACGAAACCGACGCCTGGTTCAACGGCTTCCAGAAGACCCTGGTCGCCACCGCCTGGGTCGGGCGCGACCAGCCGGGTCCGCTGGGCAAGGGCGAGGTCGGGGGTCGTGCCGCGCTGCCGATGTGGCTGGACTTCATGCGCGTGGCGCTCAAGGACGTGCCCCAGGGCATGCGGCCGCGCCCCTCGGGCCTGGTCAGCGTGCGTATCGACAGCCGCAGTGGCAAGCTTGCCAGTGGCGACGGCGAAGGGGTGTTCGAAGTGGTCCCGCAGGACCGCATCCCGGAGGCCGCCGACAGTCCCCCGGGGCTGGAAGAGGAGGGCGCCAAGCCGTCCTCTGGCGGGGTGGAAGAGTTGTTTTGA
- a CDS encoding pilus assembly protein PilM, whose amino-acid sequence MSIVQSLLGGGEQALIGLDISSSAVKLLELSRRGEKFHVETYAVEPLPANAVTDKQVTDPKVVGEAVMRALSRAGTRTKNAAVAVAGASVISKVIQLPKGLSEDDMEEQIKVEADQYIPYPIEEVSIDFEVIGDSDKAKDNVDVLLAACRKEQVEQRAAALEIAGLKPKIVDIETYALENACQFLQHQMPDRGVRRTIAVVDVGATTTSVLIMHDLKTIYTRDQSFGGRQLTEDIMRHYGMSLDEAGKAKKFGNLPDDYQTEVLSHFISDMAQQIDRSLQFFFSAASQYNTIDQIILAGGSAHIAGIDAAIQDRLRIPTAVAKPFAGMSVSSKAKPAVLAKEEASLLIACGLAYRAFDGESK is encoded by the coding sequence ATGTCCATAGTGCAATCGCTGTTAGGCGGGGGAGAGCAGGCGCTCATCGGTCTGGACATCAGTTCCAGTGCCGTAAAGCTGCTCGAGCTGTCGCGCAGGGGAGAGAAATTCCACGTCGAGACCTACGCCGTGGAGCCGCTGCCGGCCAATGCCGTCACGGACAAACAGGTCACTGATCCGAAAGTCGTCGGTGAGGCGGTCATGCGCGCGCTAAGCCGCGCGGGCACCCGCACCAAGAACGCGGCTGTCGCGGTGGCCGGTGCGTCGGTGATCAGCAAGGTGATCCAGCTCCCCAAAGGCCTGTCGGAAGACGACATGGAAGAGCAGATCAAGGTCGAGGCCGACCAGTACATCCCTTACCCGATCGAAGAAGTCAGCATCGACTTCGAAGTGATCGGCGACAGCGACAAGGCCAAGGACAACGTCGACGTGCTGCTCGCGGCCTGCCGCAAGGAGCAGGTCGAACAGCGCGCCGCCGCGCTGGAGATCGCGGGCCTCAAGCCCAAGATCGTCGACATCGAGACCTACGCCCTCGAGAACGCCTGCCAGTTCCTGCAGCACCAGATGCCCGATCGCGGCGTACGCCGCACGATCGCGGTGGTGGACGTCGGCGCGACAACCACGTCGGTGCTGATCATGCACGACCTCAAGACGATCTATACGCGCGACCAGAGCTTCGGCGGCCGCCAGCTCACCGAAGACATCATGCGCCACTACGGCATGAGCCTCGACGAAGCCGGCAAGGCCAAGAAGTTCGGCAACCTGCCGGACGACTACCAGACCGAGGTGCTGAGCCACTTCATCAGCGACATGGCGCAGCAGATCGACCGCTCGCTGCAGTTCTTCTTCTCGGCGGCATCGCAGTACAACACGATCGACCAGATCATCCTCGCCGGCGGCTCGGCCCATATCGCCGGCATCGACGCCGCGATCCAGGACCGCCTGCGCATCCCGACGGCAGTGGCCAAGCCCTTCGCCGGCATGAGCGTTTCGTCCAAGGCCAAGCCCGCGGTTCTGGCCAAGGAAGAGGCATCGCTGCTGATCGCCTGCGGCCTGGCCTACCGCGCGTTCGACGGGGAGTCGAAATGA
- a CDS encoding citrate synthase, with protein MSDVSYSLVNNANGEKLDLPAIGGTLGPVGLDVGKVYDKLDVFTYDPGFSSTCSTKSAITYIDGDKGVLLYRGYPVAQLAEHCNFIEVAYLILNGELPNKDQLAAFDMNIRKHTMINENLKGFFQGFNYDAHPMAMLTGIVGSLSAFYHDTTNNKDARHREIFAHRMIAKIPTIAAAAYKKYYGQPFVYPQNHLDYCSNLLHMMFAVPAEPYHVDPIAAKALDVLFILHADHEQNASTSTVRMAGSTGTNPYAAIASGIAALWGPAHGGANEAVLKMLEEIGDVKNVPAFMAKVKDKTSGVRLMGFGHRVYKNFDPRATIIREQCHKVLKHLGKDSDPQLELAMKLEEIALSDDYFKARALYPNVDFYSGIIYKALGIPVNMFTPMFAIARTVGWVAHWIEMVADPGMRIARPRQVYTGAADRNVTPIAQR; from the coding sequence ATGAGCGACGTCAGCTACAGTCTGGTCAACAACGCCAACGGTGAGAAGCTGGATCTCCCGGCCATCGGCGGCACCCTCGGCCCGGTCGGCCTGGACGTAGGCAAGGTCTACGACAAGCTCGACGTCTTCACCTACGACCCGGGGTTCAGCTCGACCTGTTCCACCAAGTCGGCGATCACCTATATCGACGGCGACAAGGGCGTGCTGCTGTATCGCGGCTACCCGGTGGCGCAGCTGGCCGAGCACTGCAACTTCATCGAGGTGGCTTACCTGATCCTCAACGGCGAACTGCCGAACAAGGACCAGCTGGCGGCGTTCGACATGAACATCCGCAAGCACACCATGATCAACGAGAACCTCAAGGGGTTCTTCCAGGGCTTCAACTACGACGCCCACCCGATGGCCATGCTGACCGGCATCGTCGGTTCGCTGTCGGCGTTCTACCACGACACCACCAACAACAAGGATGCGCGGCACCGCGAGATCTTCGCGCACCGCATGATCGCCAAGATCCCGACGATCGCCGCCGCCGCCTACAAGAAGTACTACGGCCAGCCGTTCGTCTACCCGCAGAACCACCTGGACTACTGCAGCAACCTGCTGCACATGATGTTCGCCGTGCCGGCCGAGCCGTACCACGTCGACCCGATCGCGGCCAAGGCGCTGGACGTGCTGTTCATCCTGCACGCCGACCACGAGCAGAACGCCTCCACCTCCACGGTGCGCATGGCCGGCTCCACCGGCACCAACCCCTACGCCGCGATCGCCTCGGGCATCGCCGCGCTGTGGGGCCCGGCGCACGGCGGCGCCAACGAGGCGGTGCTGAAGATGCTGGAGGAGATCGGCGACGTGAAGAACGTGCCGGCCTTCATGGCCAAGGTCAAGGACAAGACCTCGGGCGTGCGCCTGATGGGCTTCGGCCACCGCGTGTACAAGAACTTCGACCCGCGCGCCACGATCATCCGCGAGCAGTGCCACAAGGTGCTCAAGCACCTGGGCAAGGACAGCGATCCGCAGCTGGAACTGGCGATGAAGCTGGAGGAGATCGCCCTGTCGGACGACTACTTCAAGGCCCGCGCGCTGTACCCGAACGTCGACTTCTACTCGGGCATCATCTACAAGGCCCTGGGCATCCCGGTGAACATGTTCACGCCGATGTTCGCCATCGCGCGTACCGTCGGCTGGGTGGCCCACTGGATCGAGATGGTCGCCGACCCGGGCATGCGCATCGCGCGCCCGCGCCAGGTCTATACGGGTGCTGCCGATCGCAACGTGACGCCGATTGCCCAGCGCTAA
- the hemW gene encoding radical SAM family heme chaperone HemW → MTDLPLSLYLHFPWCVQKCPYCDFNSHALRGDTPEDAYVEALVRDLDHELREPESRPLTSIFMGGGTPSLFSDRAIGRVLEAVQRRLAFAPDIEITLEANPGTADASHFRGYRTAGVNRLSIGVQSLDAAQLKKLGRIHDPGQAVAALELARAAGFDNVNLDLMFALPQQSEAQALADLDGVLALQPEHVSWYQLTLEPNTEFAARPPPLPDDDAVAAMFDAGQARLAAAGYAQYEVSAYARPGRQARHNLNYWEFGDYLGIGAGAHGKRSGAAGVIRRARHKHPKRYLESAGTAAGVQEERILSAQEMPIEFMLNVLRLNAGVPAALWEARTGLPLAALATPLAEARRLGLMEPDPGLLRPTALGHRHLNRLLELFLDA, encoded by the coding sequence GTGACTGATCTACCGCTTTCGCTGTACCTGCACTTTCCCTGGTGTGTCCAGAAGTGCCCCTACTGCGACTTCAACTCGCATGCCCTGCGCGGCGACACCCCCGAGGACGCCTATGTCGAAGCCCTGGTCCGCGACCTGGACCATGAACTGCGCGAGCCCGAAAGCCGTCCGCTGACTTCGATCTTCATGGGTGGCGGCACGCCCAGCCTGTTCTCCGACCGCGCCATCGGCCGCGTGCTGGAGGCGGTGCAGCGGCGCCTGGCCTTCGCCCCGGACATCGAGATCACGCTGGAAGCCAACCCCGGCACTGCCGACGCCAGCCATTTCCGCGGCTACCGCACCGCCGGGGTCAACCGCCTGTCGATCGGCGTGCAGAGCCTGGACGCGGCGCAGCTGAAGAAGCTCGGCCGCATCCACGATCCCGGCCAGGCGGTGGCGGCGCTGGAACTGGCGCGGGCCGCCGGCTTCGACAACGTCAACCTCGACCTGATGTTCGCGCTGCCGCAGCAGTCCGAGGCTCAGGCCCTGGCCGACCTGGACGGGGTGCTGGCATTGCAGCCCGAGCACGTCTCCTGGTACCAGCTGACGCTGGAGCCCAACACCGAGTTCGCCGCGCGCCCGCCGCCGCTGCCGGACGACGACGCCGTGGCGGCGATGTTCGACGCCGGGCAGGCCCGCCTGGCCGCCGCCGGCTACGCCCAGTACGAGGTTTCCGCCTATGCCCGGCCCGGCCGGCAGGCGCGCCACAACCTCAACTACTGGGAGTTCGGCGACTACCTGGGCATCGGCGCCGGTGCCCACGGCAAGCGCAGCGGTGCGGCCGGAGTCATCCGCCGCGCCCGCCACAAGCACCCGAAGCGCTACCTGGAGAGCGCCGGCACGGCCGCCGGCGTGCAGGAGGAGCGGATCCTCTCGGCGCAGGAGATGCCGATCGAGTTCATGCTCAACGTGCTGCGCCTGAACGCGGGAGTGCCCGCCGCCCTCTGGGAGGCCCGGACCGGCCTGCCGCTGGCGGCCCTGGCCACCCCGCTGGCCGAGGCCCGGCGGCTGGGGCTGATGGAGCCGGACCCGGGCCTGCTGCGGCCCACGGCGCTGGGGCACCGGCATCTGAACCGCTTGCTGGAACTGTTTCTCGACGCCTGA
- a CDS encoding pilus assembly protein PilP, with amino-acid sequence MKTSKQNILRLLLLAAAVSVAGCGKGLSDLEAWVTEVKARKPPPIEPIPQMKQYEAFSYSANGRRDPFEAFAPARAFGPGLRPDLNRNKEPLEEFDLSGLRMVGTVDSKGTVYALIRAPDAVVHRVTLKNHIGENYGEIVSISEAEVGLVELVPDGFGGWVQRPASLTLTEQR; translated from the coding sequence ATGAAAACCAGCAAACAGAACATCCTGCGCCTGCTTCTCCTGGCCGCCGCCGTATCGGTAGCCGGCTGCGGCAAGGGCCTGAGCGATCTCGAGGCCTGGGTCACCGAGGTCAAGGCCCGCAAGCCTCCGCCGATCGAACCGATCCCGCAGATGAAGCAGTACGAAGCCTTCAGCTACTCGGCCAACGGCCGCCGCGATCCCTTCGAGGCCTTCGCCCCGGCGCGCGCCTTCGGTCCGGGCCTGCGCCCCGACCTGAACCGCAACAAGGAACCGCTGGAAGAGTTCGACCTGAGCGGCCTGCGGATGGTCGGCACGGTCGACTCCAAGGGAACGGTCTACGCATTGATCCGGGCGCCGGACGCGGTGGTGCACCGCGTGACGCTCAAGAATCACATTGGCGAAAATTACGGGGAAATCGTGTCCATTTCGGAGGCCGAGGTTGGCTTGGTGGAGCTGGTGCCGGATGGATTTGGCGGATGGGTGCAACGTCCGGCGTCTCTGACGCTTACGGAACAAAGGTAA
- a CDS encoding CPXCG motif-containing cysteine-rich protein → MLEEAVVTCPCCWEEIVLELDLSGGSAVYTEDCSVCCRPMVVRLTVGEEEGQFEVQVESEEG, encoded by the coding sequence ATGCTCGAAGAAGCCGTCGTTACCTGCCCCTGCTGCTGGGAAGAAATCGTCCTGGAACTGGACCTTTCCGGCGGCTCAGCCGTCTACACCGAGGACTGCTCGGTGTGCTGCCGGCCCATGGTCGTGCGGCTCACCGTCGGCGAAGAAGAGGGCCAGTTCGAGGTGCAGGTGGAGTCCGAAGAGGGCTGA
- the pilQ gene encoding type IV pilus secretin PilQ, which yields MFKLSEITKTALRAATAVAALLLAGGAQAQGGRALQSIDFTSQEGDRVLLTMTLSEAAPEPVVFTIDKPARLSLDLPDTSVALPERYKKVNSGNVRSVASAEAKGRTRVVVELNQLAPYSLRVEGNKILVQLDDPSAATAASMPAQATGARLMPAPVLSESATALRNIDFRRGERGEGRIIVQLANARMPVDVREEGGKIVAAFRGATASEKLLKRLDVLDFATPVKYVDTRRDGADVIVTVTPAAGIEFEQAAYQTGDQFTLEIQPLTPDKVEEKRKAQPQFVGERISLSFQNIETRSLLQIIADVAGTNMVVSDQVTGEIAMRLQNVPWDQALDIVLRTKGLGMRQQGNVMQVAPLKELAEREKVELETVKQRNELSPLRSEIIQVNYAKATDLAPLIKSGSANTILSERGRMSVDERTNTLIVLETRDKIEEIRVLVARLDIPVRQVLIESRIVIANDDFAKDLGVRFGVTTVARNGGSGIVTTSGSNTSTNTTTSSFLDNGGFPVTLGAQADRYNVNLPVTDPAGRIALAILGRDYLVDLELSALQSEGRGEVVSTPRVVTANGKQAYVEQGRELPYLEAASSGAGTIAFKKAVLSLLVTPQITPDDRVVMDLAVTNDSQGENVSIGVGTAPAIDTRRLNTQVLVRSGETVVLGGVYNQESRSDQVKVPLLGDVPMLGRLFRNDSKNSNKRELLIFVTPKVLQDGLRVN from the coding sequence ATGTTCAAGCTCAGTGAAATAACCAAGACGGCGCTGCGTGCCGCCACTGCGGTGGCAGCTTTGCTGCTGGCCGGCGGTGCACAGGCCCAGGGCGGACGAGCCCTGCAGTCGATCGACTTCACTTCCCAGGAGGGCGACCGCGTCCTGCTGACGATGACCCTGTCGGAGGCGGCGCCGGAGCCGGTGGTGTTCACCATCGACAAGCCCGCACGCCTGTCGCTGGACCTTCCGGATACCTCGGTCGCACTCCCCGAGCGCTACAAGAAGGTCAACTCGGGCAACGTCCGCTCGGTCGCCAGCGCCGAGGCCAAGGGCCGCACCCGCGTGGTGGTCGAACTCAATCAGCTCGCGCCGTACAGCCTGCGCGTCGAGGGCAACAAGATCCTCGTGCAGCTGGATGACCCCAGCGCCGCGACTGCCGCCTCGATGCCGGCCCAGGCCACCGGCGCCCGCCTGATGCCAGCCCCGGTCCTGTCCGAGTCCGCGACAGCCCTGCGCAACATCGACTTCCGCCGCGGCGAGCGCGGCGAAGGCCGCATCATCGTGCAGCTGGCCAATGCCCGCATGCCGGTGGACGTGCGCGAAGAGGGCGGCAAGATCGTCGCCGCCTTCCGCGGCGCCACCGCCTCCGAGAAGCTGCTCAAGCGCCTGGACGTGCTCGACTTCGCCACGCCGGTGAAGTACGTCGATACACGCCGCGACGGCGCGGACGTCATCGTCACCGTCACCCCGGCCGCAGGCATCGAATTCGAGCAGGCCGCCTACCAGACCGGCGACCAGTTCACCCTGGAAATCCAGCCGCTGACGCCCGACAAGGTCGAAGAGAAGCGCAAGGCCCAGCCGCAGTTCGTGGGCGAGCGCATCAGCCTGTCGTTCCAGAACATCGAAACCCGCTCGCTGCTGCAGATCATCGCCGACGTCGCCGGCACCAACATGGTGGTGAGCGACCAGGTCACCGGCGAAATCGCCATGCGCCTGCAGAACGTGCCCTGGGACCAGGCGCTGGACATCGTCCTGCGCACCAAGGGCCTGGGCATGCGCCAGCAGGGCAATGTCATGCAGGTCGCCCCGCTGAAGGAACTGGCGGAGCGCGAGAAGGTCGAGCTGGAAACCGTCAAGCAGCGCAACGAGCTGTCGCCGCTGCGCTCGGAGATCATCCAGGTCAACTACGCCAAGGCCACCGACCTCGCGCCGCTGATCAAGTCCGGCTCCGCCAACACCATCCTCAGCGAACGCGGCCGCATGTCGGTCGATGAGCGCACCAACACCCTGATCGTGCTGGAGACCCGCGACAAGATCGAAGAGATTCGCGTACTGGTCGCGCGCCTGGACATCCCGGTGCGCCAGGTGCTGATCGAGTCGCGCATCGTCATCGCCAACGACGACTTCGCCAAGGACCTGGGCGTGCGCTTCGGCGTGACCACGGTCGCCCGCAACGGCGGCAGCGGCATTGTCACGACCTCGGGCAGCAACACGTCCACCAACACCACCACTTCCAGCTTCCTGGACAACGGTGGCTTCCCGGTGACCCTGGGCGCGCAGGCCGACCGCTACAACGTCAACCTGCCGGTGACCGATCCGGCCGGCCGGATCGCACTGGCGATCCTGGGCCGCGACTACCTGGTGGACCTGGAACTGTCGGCGCTGCAGAGCGAAGGCCGTGGCGAGGTGGTGTCCACCCCGCGCGTGGTCACCGCCAACGGCAAGCAGGCCTATGTCGAACAGGGTCGCGAACTGCCCTACCTGGAGGCGGCCTCCAGCGGCGCCGGCACGATCGCCTTCAAGAAGGCCGTGCTGTCCCTGCTGGTCACCCCGCAGATCACGCCGGACGACCGCGTCGTGATGGATCTTGCCGTCACCAACGACAGCCAGGGCGAGAACGTCTCGATCGGCGTGGGTACCGCTCCGGCCATCGACACCCGGCGCCTGAACACGCAGGTGCTGGTGCGCAGCGGCGAGACCGTGGTGCTCGGCGGCGTGTACAACCAGGAAAGCCGCTCCGACCAGGTCAAGGTCCCGCTGCTGGGCGACGTGCCGATGCTGGGCCGGCTGTTCCGCAACGACTCCAAGAATTCCAACAAGCGCGAACTGCTGATCTTTGTCACGCCAAAGGTCTTGCAGGACGGCTTGCGCGTCAACTGA
- a CDS encoding type 4a pilus biogenesis protein PilO, with protein sequence MNFQEAITELQTLDTSNPGAWPMWVRVSASVLAGVVVLGLGIYLLVKPVYEELTAAEATELQLRQKFEENQGKAAALESYKAQLAEMEQNFGAMLKQLPSKAEVPNLLNDISQARVSASLEEELFKPQDPVPKEFYAEIPNKVIVTGTYHELANFVSAVAALPRIVTIEDVEINLPAESEMRGKGALDEGTLRMTALAKTYRYLDDDEIAAAEADKTKTGAAK encoded by the coding sequence ATGAACTTCCAGGAAGCAATCACCGAACTGCAGACGCTCGACACGAGCAACCCCGGCGCGTGGCCGATGTGGGTGCGTGTCAGCGCCTCGGTCCTGGCCGGCGTCGTGGTGCTGGGCCTGGGCATCTACCTGCTGGTCAAGCCGGTCTACGAGGAGTTGACGGCGGCCGAAGCGACCGAGTTGCAGCTGCGCCAGAAGTTCGAGGAGAACCAGGGCAAGGCCGCAGCGCTGGAGAGCTACAAGGCACAGCTGGCGGAGATGGAACAGAACTTCGGCGCCATGCTCAAGCAGCTGCCGAGCAAGGCCGAGGTGCCCAACCTGCTCAACGACATCTCGCAGGCCCGCGTCTCGGCCAGCCTCGAGGAGGAGCTGTTCAAGCCGCAGGACCCCGTCCCCAAGGAGTTCTACGCGGAGATTCCCAACAAGGTCATCGTCACCGGCACTTACCACGAGCTGGCCAACTTCGTCAGCGCCGTCGCGGCGCTGCCGCGCATCGTGACCATCGAGGACGTGGAGATCAACCTGCCGGCGGAGTCTGAGATGCGGGGCAAGGGCGCCCTCGACGAAGGCACCTTGCGCATGACGGCACTGGCCAAGACGTACCGCTATCTCGACGACGACGAGATCGCCGCCGCGGAAGCCGACAAGACCAAAACCGGCGCTGCCAAGTGA
- a CDS encoding type B 50S ribosomal protein L31, whose amino-acid sequence MKEGIHPEYRPVAFRDSSIGQNFIIRSTVKTKDKITIDGQEYPLVNLDTSSASHPHYTGKQKVVDTGGRVGRFNARYARKA is encoded by the coding sequence ATGAAAGAAGGCATTCACCCCGAATATCGTCCGGTCGCGTTCCGCGACTCCTCCATTGGTCAGAACTTCATCATCCGTTCGACCGTGAAGACCAAGGACAAGATCACGATCGATGGCCAGGAATACCCCCTGGTGAACCTCGATACCTCCAGCGCCTCGCACCCGCACTACACGGGCAAGCAGAAGGTGGTGGACACCGGTGGCCGCGTGGGCCGCTTCAACGCCCGCTACGCGCGCAAGGCCTAA
- a CDS encoding PilN domain-containing protein, which produces MTTRINLLDWRQERRARRKQQFLTMLGIGMVASASIVGLAWTSVSGAVSSQQERNAYLQRQIDETKQKIKEIEELEKVKASLLARMRVIEELQASRAASVHFFDEVVSTLPEGTNLRAIKQAPEGVTLTGTAESNGRISTYMKNIDASAWFDEPRLVEIVTKEQKQKLRRGDFQLQVKALKKPSDGTADPEEDGAEAGQ; this is translated from the coding sequence ATGACGACGCGCATCAACCTACTCGACTGGCGCCAGGAACGTCGCGCCCGTCGCAAGCAGCAGTTCCTGACCATGCTCGGCATCGGCATGGTGGCCAGCGCCTCCATCGTCGGCCTGGCCTGGACCTCGGTCAGCGGCGCGGTGTCGTCGCAGCAGGAGCGCAACGCCTACCTGCAGCGCCAGATCGACGAAACCAAGCAGAAGATCAAGGAAATCGAGGAGCTGGAGAAGGTCAAGGCCAGCTTGCTGGCGCGCATGCGCGTGATCGAGGAACTGCAGGCCAGCCGCGCCGCATCGGTCCACTTCTTCGACGAGGTCGTCAGCACCCTGCCGGAGGGCACCAACCTGCGGGCGATCAAGCAGGCGCCGGAAGGGGTGACCCTCACCGGCACGGCCGAATCCAACGGCCGTATCTCGACCTACATGAAGAACATTGACGCCTCGGCCTGGTTCGACGAGCCCAGGCTGGTCGAGATCGTGACCAAGGAGCAGAAGCAGAAACTGCGCCGCGGCGATTTCCAGCTGCAGGTCAAGGCTCTGAAGAAGCCTTCCGACGGCACGGCCGATCCCGAGGAAGATGGCGCGGAGGCCGGGCAATGA